Genomic DNA from Channa argus isolate prfri chromosome 2, Channa argus male v1.0, whole genome shotgun sequence:
AACCCGGGTGATTGGATGCAAAAGGTGCTTCATGAGATTGCATGTATGgtgaaaacatcataaaataaaagctgacagTTTAAAAATTTGTCTCATATAATATCAACACTGCTTTTGTTGCACACATGAATTGACCTCGCAATACTTTTGGACCGGTTGTCAAACACATTGAGGGTGAATCAAAGAAGGCAAAAGGCAGGTTACCAGCACCTGCTGTCTGAACAGCTACACATACCATCTCACACCAGCACTTATTGgcactaatgacatttattgCTTGCGTGAATGTACAACTTCACTTTTGGCTGTGCTGCTTGAGGAGATGTGCTCTCTCTTGTGTTCAGCAGGAAAACCCTGGCTCCTATGGAGGCCGTATGTCACAGTGACTGGCACGATGGGAATGAAGCCGTGCAGgcagtttttttgtaaatagaGGCCTGATATGTTTCCAGCCTTACAGTGGCCGTTACAATGGTGACACAAATACCGAGCATTTCAACAACAAGCTACATGTTTACGAAGAAATCTCCAGAGAGGAAATACACAGGCAGGAGGGGGGCAGAtaaggaggggtggggggggggggggtgggtgACAAAGCAAGGGAACAAGCTTTGAAAGTGCTTACTGAGCACTATGGCACACACACccctccacacaaacacacacacgcacgcacacacacacacacacacaccaacaaaacACACTAACAATAGTTtattctctaaaaaaaaaaccaacacatttatttaatgaaagTCAATATAAATTCTCAGTAACTAAAATATATACCATCATTTCAGAGACATTAAAATCAACATTACAAAAACGGTGCAAACATCACATTCTTTAAAACCTCCATGGTATGAAAATAAAGGCTGGGAATTTAACATTATCCCTTTAAACCGGACCAAACTGTGCCAAGCAATAAGCTTTAAACTCTTGCTCAGGTAAATATAGTTTGGTCCCTGTGGATAATAAAGATGACAATTACAAGACTTTACTGAAGAGCTGAATACAGTCTAGATACAAAATTGAGTAATTTGAAAGTTTACAATAAACATCCAGCTATTGTTTTACAATGTCTGACAATACAAAAGAGAACTCATTGAAGTTCTGTGAGTAGATTTTACTGACTGAAATTCTAAAGTGCTACTTTACctataaaacaaatgcaataaaaagcTTATCTAAGGTTCAGGAAGAGCTTCAATAATAGGTTTACTTTACAGACACTATAATTAAAATCAGAGCACAGTAACATCCCCACGTTTCCCTGTATGTAAATAAGCCTTAACCTTATCCCTAACTCCTCATTTCaaattgctaaaaaaacaaacttaatagTGGCCCAAGACCTTTGCAAAACATTGTACATAAATAGAACCAGTCCAGATATTCCACAAAGACAGGCTCCAGTCCTGCCTTACGAATTCCTGAGTGATGGTGTCGGAATCAGGTCTTTTGTAACCTGTTTTGGCTGCGACGTGGATGGAGTTTACCACCCAGTTAAAAACACGTTCAACAAGGTTATATTTacacttaaaacacaaaatttacATACACATTCTTTGTGTCTGAATTGTGTAGTAGGGAATCTCTGTCAGTCTCCATCCAGGGTTACGGGTGGAAGTGCTACCATTTCACTTCAGGCCTAATACTCAATGATTATCACTTAGAGCAGGTATGTTTTAGGAAATCCAATAAGGTGATGTCAGTGAACTGTACACAGCTGCTTGGTGATTTTTAATACTAAGGGGACAGTTGAAGAGTGAGAGTTTCAGGATGATTTGTGGATTTACTCTGAAGTTAAGGCTTCAGTTATGAGTTATTACACAGATTTCCCAGCGGTCTGCTTGACTTGACACCAGGATCAGGACATTTAGCTCTTCTCATTGGCCTTTAGCATGTGTTGCCTGGTAGATCCGGTGCTGCTGCTCCCCACAGCGGAGCCCCCGGCCTGTTTCCGCATCCAGTCCAGCATAAAGAAACGCAGCATCAGGAGGAACCCTGGGGGAGCACAGACAAATTGACGGCATTACAAAGATGGGAAATAACCTGCCTTTAGTGGTTGGCAAAAGAGGACGTTCCTGTTTCCCCAAAATACTTGACTTTCAATTAACTTTGATAGAGGATATTTTTACCTCCTTGAGATGACGTTTTTTTGCGAGGGGGTCAAGCTAATATTACTGTGGTCTCAGCTCTTTAACTAATGGTTAGGTACAGTTTTGATGAACACTCATAAGAGACTAAATGACATGTTAATACAGTTCATTACTGTGTAATTTAACACTGACATTGcatgattatttaaaattgtattttaaagctcataatgtatttcttctgtaaaatacaattttagtGACAAAACACCCTCCATTATGCAATTCTGCATCTTTTTCTTAAACTCAATCCAAGTGATTAATGGAAAAGACACAACTTCTTCATTAACGTGACTTTGTATGTGAGAAgactaatttaaatgtttagcaTATTGCTCATGTAATGCAGCACCTGTGGAAATAGGCTCATGCATACTGTATCATTAAAAAGTAATAGGTTTGCTATTAGCTACATCAGGTTTTCTTTCAAATCTACAGCAACAACAGGGTTAACAAGCGGACTTTTTGGACCTGAATCAAGCTGCATGTGACAGGAAGCAGCTTTTCGTCTGATAGGCACCAGTAACAGAAATGTGGCTATTGTCTCGTTCCCACACTGATACAATGGCTCCACTGGCTCCAAATATTCAGTCCCCAATCTCTGAGACAACACTGTAAATATGCTTGTCCAAAGACTGATCATACATAACCTTCTGTGAAAATTTCCATAATGATAAAAACTATTGCCCAAAATACAATAGGTTCTTGTGattcatttaaacaaaatttccTTTGGACCAGTATTTCTGTCTAggtgacaaaaatataaaagttgaTGTCTGGTTGTACACTTAACTGCACATATCTGCAACCCTGCGTTATGGTTTCTCACAAATTAATCCACACAAGCTCCCTCTGCTTACAATGCTGAGTATAGCAACTTAATATAAACCCCAAGGCAATCTGGGCTGACTGgagtatgtatatattttaactGGTCACAGACCTTGAAAGGAGTTGAGGATACAGgaggtgaagagaaaaaagtcaGAGAGGGGTCCAAAGTCCAGAAAGCCTAGACCCCAAGTTGTTCCAAAGAGGCAGCTGAGGCCCCAGAGACTGAGAAAAGCAACGCTGTTTTTTCTCCATTCTTCTCTGGTTTTGATCTCTCTGTAGACCACGAAGAGCATCACAATGCCTGAGAGCACTAATATGACTACAATCGGCATGTTGGTGAAATAATGAGCCAGCAAGGCTTTGTAGGTGTTTGTCATCCAGCACCTGGAAACACCAAATACATGTATAAAAGGAAAAGCAAATGTCACAATAATGTTGGAATatgttatattttctttctaaaacaGACATTTCACCATCACCATGTTTAGGTGTTTTGTTCGTGCCAAAACATGGAGTGTGTGACTATTGAGGCACCAGTGAATATGTTTATCCACTGCATCTTTGTCTAATTCCATTGCTTACATCAGGTAAGGGTTTGAGACATCATTGCTTGGCACCACCTCTCTTATTCCATAAATGCCACCCACTGAAGCCAGGATGATAACAGGAACAGCAGGGACAACTGgaaaacaatatttcaaaagGTTAATGGTAATTTTAGGTTTATGTTAATATGCTACAAAGTACAGTTTGTACACTCACCGAAACCAGCCAGGATCCATATGTAGGGCTTTGGGGAAGGACTGAAAACTCTGTAGACCAACCAGAAGGTGTGAAAAACTTCTATGCCCATCCAGGTGAAGGAGCTGAGCAGGGCATAGTGGAGGCCTGCCCCCACCCAGGTGCACACATTCTCCCCTCCTGCGTTTGCCAGGACCCCAGTAAAGAAGAAGAGTAAATTGAGCAAGGCGAGAGACACAGCCAAGCCAAGGTGGATGGGTGTAGACTGCTCTTTGGATCGCCTGCTAGAAAGGGAACAGAATGCAAATGAGTAGTtacttaaaaatgtgaattgtgaaaagaagaagcacCTGTTTTGATAAACTGCATAAGAGCTCATAGCCACTACCTCTTCCTGCAGAGATAAATGATGAGAGCGACACAGCTGATGAAAGACACAGCGCAGCCCAGAGATGTAATGGTAGTCAGTGCCAGGAGGTGGCGCACTGGTCGAGGCTCCAGTTGCTGAAATGTGACACAGATCAGTGACCAGAACAACAAGTGTGTCCTCACATTCAATTGATACTGATGTGAGCTAGTGAACATGGTTATGTCGACTTTGTAATTTTAGTACCGTTTAAGAcctgctgtacagtatgttttcctacattaaattaaactctctatgttgtgtttgttgcatAAAAGCAGTGTCTCACCACAAGCACAGAGAAGTAAGTCAGATGGTTACAGAGGCACTCAGTGTACGTGAGTTCCTCCTGATTAGTCTTACATCCATGGTCTGACCAGCTGACCATCAATGGATCTGCACAAAACAATGCTGAATATTAATCTCGGGCAGTTACAGTGAAAAAACACTGACGTACAGATATTCTGTTTGTTGGTTTCTGACCTTTCCTGGTGTCCCATGAAACACATTTCCTTGGGTGCATTTTCTGAgataaagaggagagagagaaagcgagagctATGATCTGTAACAATTTCCAAAATATATAAGTTTTCAGGTTAACTAAAGTAACCATTGtgttttttggcttttaaacGTGGTTGAAACAACTTCCCCCGTGTGCATTCATTACTTttgtctgagaaaaaaaatctagagCATGCATGTCAGGTGATTAAGGTCACAATGTAAAAAGCAATTCAGACCAGGAAagagtttatgtgtgtgtgtgtgcacattgcAGACAAGCAACAGACAACCCTTAGCATACAAATTCTCTTGCAAGATGTGGGGACGGAAAGTGGTTTATGTTTGTTGTCTGTATTACTTGAGGTAGACACCATAGAGCTGAAAAGGTGCATCTGCAGCTAACCcacatttcacagaaaatatggTGATAACTTGCATGTACTCAGCGCCCATTCGCACCAGTCATGTTTCACGCTTTTGTTAACAAAGTCTCCAACTGCGCTTTGTGAACCATCATCAAACTATAATGAAGATGGGGATGTAGTTAGTTAACCAAAATAATTCAGTTCACTCTTAAAGCTTCAAAAGGCAGAAATTCGAATACAAGTAACAATTTccaaaatatttaagttttcAGGTTAACTAAAGTAACCATTGCGTTTTCTGGCTTTTAAACGTGGTTGAAACAACTTCCCCCGTGTGCATTCATTACTTatgtctgagaaaaaaaatctagagCATGCATGTCAGGTGATTAAGGTCATAATGTAAAAAGCAATTCAGATCAGGAAagagtttatgtgtgtgtgcacattgcACAAACCGGAGTACACAGAGGAATCCCATGCAAGGacagggagaacatgaaaactctTCACAGAAGGGCCAGATTTAGACAACTAAAAGTGCACAATTATCTTTCTGATATGTGCATGAGGCAACAGAAGGagcacacagactcacagataTGAAATCGTGGTAAAAGGTAATCCTGATCGGCTCAGACAGGTCAGCAATAATCTCGTTCTCCACTGTGATATCCACCACATCATCGAGGACCCTGAACTTCTTGTAATCCTCctagaacacaaacacacatatttacttCTCCTCATATAACGCAGtctaaaaaatgattttttttttctcctatcAGTAGAAACAAAGCATGAAAAGTGGCAGACACATGTGTGAGGTCATAATAACAATGATAACATCTCTTCTCCGCCTCCTGTGTTGACTGAAGGTAAACAAAATCCTCACCTGGAATAGGGAGATGTTTTTGAAGAAAGTGCAGTGCACTTTGCTCGTCTTTGTTTCAGCTCTTTTTAGAGCACGGGGGAGATGGACTGTAACAGTGGATGCTTTAGATACACCCATAGGGGCCtggaaaacagaatgcagtatAAAACCGAGGCACAGCATACCAAGGTTCGGGGCAATGCACTTTCAAGAAAGTACAGCTGAAGTACACAGAGGAACTAAACTACTATCTATTAACTGACTTGTTAGTATCAGTTCTTTATCCTTGTTCCTACATCCTGTTTTTAAAGGAATGTCgacaaaaataaagtgttcTCACGTTTTAACATTTCCACTTAAATCAATGAACCACCCTGCTGTTCTGCTTGTGACCGTGTATCACAACCCCACAGTGTACACAGCTGTAATGAGTAGCCTACATCTGCATGGAAATTGCTGGGTATGTGCATAAATAGCTCTATTTTTAAGGTGGCATTCAAGATCTATACTCTGCTCCAGTCGGTAAAATGCCATTTCTTTCCCTTTTATGTGGCTAACCTCTCACCTATTTACTCAAATGAAGGACCACCACCCACAGCTTGAATGAATACTCACTAGCTTGTTTAAACACCTGCTATAAAGTAAGCCcttgattaaaaatgaatgcacaCAGTCTCAGATGTGGAACAGCCTAGTAACTAGCCTCTACAGTCAAGACATAGTgattttaatgaatgaatgttttgtGTGGAAGACAAGCCAATAATTACCGaagttatatatttttgctgctattttgtttctgtgtatgtcaCTTTTGAATATGCAGCTAGAATACAACTAGGAACAAAACAGTGTGCTCATCACATTACTGATGGGAGCAGCATGGACTATGCTGttggttttcatgtttcatgttgttAGCAAATCCCAACCAAACACCAGGAGCAATACAGAAAAGATGCTACTAACAACTACTGTACTTTAAggtttttcttgtgtgtttttcttacagGTGCTGTGACATTAAAGCCACCGAAATCTGCCTTCATCTCCACCTCAGACCTTTGAGCGCAGATGGGCTCagacctacacaaacacacacacacattaacaccgTTACTCTAACACCACCACAACAAGTGTTTTGTAAGTTTAAAACTGTGGTTTTAGTTGGTTATTCAAAGAAAGTAAAGGTATGTTTGCAGCCACCCTCCTCAACCCAAACATATTTTATAGcacagctttttgtttgttgtcacATTTTAGAAACTTAATAAGTTTCACAGCAGTGGCTTTACCAATTAAGACAGGATGAGGGAAGATGCAAACAAAAACGCTGTTAcagtaatgaaaatgaaaacatgatgcatgaaaaaaaaagaggaaattacTTGGTGGCTTGCATGGATCCGTCCCTCTCTTGATCACATAAAAGagctgcataaaataaatatagagcataaaaaaacagaacaatttaGACTGTGACatgttaaaacagttttaaacagcTAAACTGAGCGACTGAGATTGTAAATTACACTGATACGATCCTTGATTATTAATACTTCTTTTAAACATAATCTCTACTGTAGATAACATTCATCCTTCCTTACTGCAGTTGATGGGCTGTCCAATGAACTTGTAGCCTGTGTGGGTTTTTTCAGTGATGAAATCAGTTCTGATCTTCCCGTTGGCGATGCCATACTTTGCTTCAGGTTCATTGGGGCCATGAGACAGATCAGTGCAGCAGGAGCCGTGCAGGCTGGATGGCCAGCACAGAGTAAGGTTCTTTCCTCCAAtctatcaaaaaaataaaaaaaacattcccttATCAAGCACATCATTAAGGAATACAACAGTAGTTTGTTCTCTGTTCATACTTTGTGATagttatttattgttgtttctttgtaCAGTGACCTTGAGTGACCTGAGAGGTgctttaaaatcaaatgtattattattattattgctgtaATATatacaaaacagtttgttttttcaattggaattgttatgaatattgcacattttactgcataACTTTTGGTAAAACACATTGCCATTTCACTTTCAGAGCTGATATTGCAGTTGCTCAGAAAAGTGTGGcgttagttttgttttcacatgtgCTTCACAGACTGATACAACATTGAGCCCCTATCGCTTCTTTGCAAAGCCAGAAGAATATGTTTCTTTCCTTCATAACTCTCATGTTACTGAGCTAAATGATGGGTGAAACTTAAtgatgaaattaacatttacatgtgAGTGATAATGCTCATTGCATGGAAACAAATCCTCATCTTTTCACCCTCCACCTCTTTCTGATTTACCTGCAGAGTCAACAGGTCCAGCAATGGCTCCCAGTTGAGACAGAATTTGCTACTGTCTTTTCTAGAAATGTTAAGGGGAATCAAATCAAATCGCATACACTGGGATGTAATCTTCCCATCGATGGACAGAGTGGTCTCATTTGCTGAGACTGAGATCCCATCACAGCCTCTGGAGAGGTTGACACTCAGATTCAGGTGGCCCTTGCCATGGCGCCAGGTGCCACAAAAGTCCAAGTATCGGTCATATTGACTTGAGCCTGTAGGAGATAGAAAGCATTAGCAAAAAGTGGGTTAGTGTGTGCTTTTCATTTGAGTGccacaaaattatttaatatatgcAGTCAGTCTAAATCAGAGCTGTGACTGCTAACACTGGAGTTTTGTTTTAAGCTCATATTATTATCATAATCATATTATGCATGTAGAAATTATATACTGTGTGGTTAAAAAACTATTACTTATTTTGTGAACACCTTAAAAATCACTGTGTGATAATCACCGTTGGTGGGCTATATTTCAGCAAATCAACAGGTGTGgcaaaagtcacattttttgtatgtttagtaatttagtttttactttgtcctttCTAAAAGTGCCAGTATAATGTTTATGATGGATGTGATGTGATTTCATAGATCACAGTTTTGTCTACCAGTACTGTCATCAGGTGCTCAAAGTAGTTAAATGAAGATGATTTGTAGAGTTGTTATATGGATTGCAAGGATCAGTAGATTTTTCtataataatttcacattctGAATGTTATTTGGGACCTTGCTGGAGCCCATGTACAGTACTGACACTCGAACTGACACTCGAAATGCTCTTGTTAAAAGTGATGTCACATATTTGTCATGTCTCTGcagcaaatgcaacaaaatctAACCAGATcattaagcaaaaaaaatgtccacacaAGCAGACACATCGGAGCCACAGTGTGTAACACCACATGTGTGAAAATCTGGGACCAAAAACCTCTACTtgaatgttttttcagtgtggTTATCCTACCTGTGGACATAAGGATGATCAAGACGAACACAACTTTGAGATTATCTGTAATTCGGTACTCCATTGCTATAaactgccactgaaaaacacagaaaataaatacagtttttaaaaaacgaAAAAGTGTCAATAAAACATATAagtatagtatatagtatatagtagTATATCTATATAAATTATTTCTATGTGTGGACAAACATCTGGTAAAACGAAAGTCTCTATCTAGAGTCTGCACAGGtttgacataataaaatatttttttaatgatactTCCCCTGACCCTTGATTTGTTATCTGTGCTGTCTTACCAATGAATACAAATTAGTTCAGGCTTAAACTGCACACAGGGACCTTTCTATGCTCTTATCAATAGAAACACTCTTCCTTTTTAACTGCCACAGGCCCACATGAACACACGTACGttcttgtacacacacacacacacacacacacacacacaccaataatgCACTCATTCCATCACCCTACagcaagcattttttttctatcaatACACAGCAGATATAACAGTATTTATAGTAGGAAATATTATCAAGTTCCttagaaaaaacacaactttgcaTCATATTAGAATCATGTGAGTGTAAACCAGTAAACCAGCTGCACTtactcacacacatttcattttcaattccCAATGAAGATGCAAACTCATTGTACACTGATTTCGTCACACAGACAAGGTTTACAGAGTTTGCACTGCACGATGACCCACTTCTCAGCAGGGTCATGGCACTGACAGGCAGATATGCCCATAGTCACACCTTCCAATATTTGCAGTATGTTAGACAAAGTTGAAAAAGATGCAATTGTGGATTCTGAAGAGGAAGCAAGTCGCAGCTGGCCTCAACATCACTACACAGGCAGGAATCAGTTGAACCACAGACAACGCAGAGACagcaagaaggaaaaaaagcacagatcAAATGAAGCAGagaacaaacatacaaacattatATCAAGCTCTCAAgcggggagggggggggggggggggggggggggggggaggcaaTCGGCTATTTATAACTAagcacagtgaaacacacacctGATACTCGAGATTGACCTAAGCCTTAGACAACTGCAGTGATGTACAAAAACAGACTGATAAACAAAGACAGGAATGGAATTCCAAGTGTTACAATGTATTACCTTAAAGTTAAACATAGTATATCAACAGCATCATTACTGGTATTTagtgtaattaaatgttttcaggaaACAAACCAGTCGAGCTAACACCATCCTGTACGTAGCATTTTAGCCATCGGAAACTTTTTTAAAGCTGTCTGGAAACTCTACGAAGCACAGGGTGCAATATAGAACTACTTCATTTTGTACACGTGATACAAACATGAGTGTATTTCCACATTACTCCAAAGACTGTGTTTTTAATTCCTTTGTGAATTTAGCTATTTGTCAATACACTGTTTAATTTCTGCAGCTATAATAACCACAGTACATTTATGTATTTCGGTTAGTTAAGTACCTAAATTGAAAtactataaatacatttaacagaCAGCTAAGCATCACAGAAcatttgaatttgtgtttgGAAATATATGTGTGAAATATGTTCACTCTCTTTGTCATGAATCGAAATGCCTCCATCcactttataataaaattacgtaatatcagacatttaaaccttttaaaacagACTTGCATTATTATGATTGTTTTGCTTCTGAGTTCATTTTTGGGATCAGACTAATACTAGGTCAGGCTACTGGTTCAGAATTCATCTTTGTTAGGCTCACTTAAGCCAGGTTTTTACACCGACAACCTCTAGGCAGTCTCTCTAATATATCATGGCCAGTGACCTTATGATCCACACACATTTAtggcttttacttttacttgctCCAAACGCTCTAGATCTAAATGTAtctaaatgtataatttaaccATCTGATTAATCTCCTCTCATCCAGACACAGGGAAGTAGGTAAAAAGTGCTCCTCTAAGCTCCAGTTTGTAGCTTTAGCCTGCGCTCACAGGTTCTGTAAATGATGTAACCTACAGTAACTGCATAGTAGTATTTGACACATTACCTTTTCTTTTTCGCTTTTATTAAACCCTGCATCTAAGTTCTTCTGTTGCAGTCAACTTCAATATCTTCAACTGAAATAGTGTTTTCAATTAACACATACGCATTACTTATGTTGGGCAAATTAACATTGTGCTAagcagtttaaaatgtattctggGACATTAGACTTACTCTTAACTGGTAAATTTGTATTATAGCCTACAGTAGTTTTCTAAAATAGACTTTGAAATTACTTTTACAGTGAAAATGTACCGTATTATATTAACTTCACTTAAACTGCATTGTTTATGTGAAACAGCAGCATCTGTGTGCCTTACACAACATTGTGGTTTTAGCACTTCTTTGTAAAATTTCAAAGTTTGGGGAAAATGTGCTAAGGTGTGACTTCATTGTGGTTTATGATAGGGAACTCATATGAACATACTCATAGACATGCAATGTTTTGCAGAGAGGGTTACAGTGAACTGAGAAAGTATAATATTTCAAAAGTAGATGTTCATGGCAgaactgctgtattggattacattagatTTTACAGGTGACACCAATAAAATGGCCAGTGATTGTATGTAAAATATCTAGAGAGTTTAAAGGaacacaacatttttgtttcttagaAATATCTGCAAAATCCCCAGTGGCTTTTAATTATATAGGTCTATACAAAGGCTCTCAACAACTAAAAGCATATACAAAGAACCTTAATGTGATAGTAATAGGTGTAAAGATGTGGTGGCGGTTAATGGTGTGACAAGCAGAAACTTGCTGTCGTTGCACTTTGTCCTACATAACCTATTAGCCTACTTGCAGGCTGAAGGTGTTAATGTAAGTTTCTTCATagtatatgtaatattttataatttattcagTTTTCTGGAAACTTGGGAGTGTTGAATGTGTACGACATAGACCTAATACATGTAGGCACCACCATAATAG
This window encodes:
- the adgrg1 gene encoding adhesion G-protein coupled receptor G1 isoform X2, encoding MEYRITDNLKVVFVLIILMSTGSSQYDRYLDFCGTWRHGKGHLNLSVNLSRGCDGISVSANETTLSIDGKITSQCMRFDLIPLNISRKDSSKFCLNWEPLLDLLTLQIGGKNLTLCWPSSLHGSCCTDLSHGPNEPEAKYGIANGKIRTDFITEKTHTGYKFIGQPINCTLLCDQERDGSMQATKSEPICAQRSEVEMKADFGGFNVTAPAPMGVSKASTVTVHLPRALKRAETKTSKVHCTFFKNISLFQEDYKKFRVLDDVVDITVENEIIADLSEPIRITFYHDFISKMHPRKCVSWDTRKDPLMVSWSDHGCKTNQEELTYTECLCNHLTYFSVLVQLEPRPVRHLLALTTITSLGCAVSFISCVALIIYLCRKRRSKEQSTPIHLGLAVSLALLNLLFFFTGVLANAGGENVCTWVGAGLHYALLSSFTWMGIEVFHTFWLVYRVFSPSPKPYIWILAGFVVPAVPVIILASVGGIYGIREVVPSNDVSNPYLMCWMTNTYKALLAHYFTNMPIVVILVLSGIVMLFVVYREIKTREEWRKNSVAFLSLWGLSCLFGTTWGLGFLDFGPLSDFFLFTSCILNSFQGFLLMLRFFMLDWMRKQAGGSAVGSSSTGSTRQHMLKANEKS
- the adgrg1 gene encoding adhesion G-protein coupled receptor G1 isoform X1, which encodes MEYRITDNLKVVFVLIILMSTGSSQYDRYLDFCGTWRHGKGHLNLSVNLSRGCDGISVSANETTLSIDGKITSQCMRFDLIPLNISRKDSSKFCLNWEPLLDLLTLQIGGKNLTLCWPSSLHGSCCTDLSHGPNEPEAKYGIANGKIRTDFITEKTHTGYKFIGQPINCTLLCDQERDGSMQATKSEPICAQRSEVEMKADFGGFNVTAPAPMGVSKASTVTVHLPRALKRAETKTSKVHCTFFKNISLFQEDYKKFRVLDDVVDITVENEIIADLSEPIRITFYHDFISKMHPRKCVSWDTRKDPLMVSWSDHGCKTNQEELTYTECLCNHLTYFSVLVQLEPRPVRHLLALTTITSLGCAVSFISCVALIIYLCRKSRRSKEQSTPIHLGLAVSLALLNLLFFFTGVLANAGGENVCTWVGAGLHYALLSSFTWMGIEVFHTFWLVYRVFSPSPKPYIWILAGFVVPAVPVIILASVGGIYGIREVVPSNDVSNPYLMCWMTNTYKALLAHYFTNMPIVVILVLSGIVMLFVVYREIKTREEWRKNSVAFLSLWGLSCLFGTTWGLGFLDFGPLSDFFLFTSCILNSFQGFLLMLRFFMLDWMRKQAGGSAVGSSSTGSTRQHMLKANEKS